In the Danio rerio strain Tuebingen ecotype United States chromosome 8, GRCz12tu, whole genome shotgun sequence genome, one interval contains:
- the paox1 gene encoding polyamine oxidase (exo-N4-amino) 1, which yields MVDRSPSIVVVGAGVAGLAAAKKLKEYGFNDVTVLEAAENVGGRVATATLGNACVDTGAQYIHGTSEKNPVYCLLKGLLNQLPEMGEEAFYNNKGHKVNANFARRAYEHGESFIYHRGSGNSGKSLGEHYAVKTQGVIERLQEDEKARMQSVFALVGKDMLIDIGASDLHRISLDSWQYYIDMGDSVNITGFMYQLVDLLKEDFPKDRLLLKREVRTIKWDGSFPSPQNEASPEGKVRQYPVCIVCEDGEEILADHVIVTVSLGCLKAQASDLFIPSLPTEKIEVINKLCFGNIAKIFLAYEEAFWENDVGSISFIYEDDTPASISTNKMQWLKSMQSFSVLRPKERFGNVLIGWCPGEIADLVETMTDNELSAAVTDHLKMFFGPSANIPQPKSILCTKWRSNKFIKGSYTFLPVGVDGQVMDTLAQPLEGSQFPDAHLQVMFAGEATMKTLYGTVQGALLSGHREADRLAAHYKDAVASTSASMDKHV from the exons ATGGTAGACAGGAGTCCATCTATCGTGGTTGTCGGTGCAGGTGTGGCAGGACTCGCCGCTGCCAAGAAGCTGAAAGAATATGGATTTAATGACGTCACTGTGCTGGAAGCCGCCGAAAATGTTGGAGGAAGAGTAGCTACTGCAACTCTGG GTAATGCATGTGTTGACACCGGAGCACAGTACATCCATGGGACGTCAGAAAAAAACCCAGTCTACTGTCTACTAAAAGGCCTTCTAAACCAGCTCCCTGAGATGGGCGAAGAagcattttacaataataaaggGCACAAAGTGAATGCAAACTTCGCCAGACGTGCGTATGAACATGGGGAGAGCTTCATTTATCACCGTGGCTCGGGAAACTCAGGAAAGAGTTTAGGTGAACACTACGCAGTGAAAACCCAGGGTGTGATTGAACGTTTGCAAGAAGATGAGAAAGCAAGAATGCAGAGTGTTTTTGCTTTGGTCGGAAAAGACATGCTGATTGACATTGGTGCTTCAGACCTTCACAGAATCTCTCTAGACTCGTGGCAGTATTATATCGATATGGGGGACAGCGTCAATATTACAGG GTTCATGTATCAGCTTGTGGATCTACTAAAAGAAGACTTCCCTAAGGATCGTCTGCTGCTGAAAAGAGAAGTCCGTACGATCAAATGGGATGGATCCTTCCCTTCTCCGCAAAATGAAGCTTCTCCTGAAGGAAAAGTCCGCCAATACCCTGTTTGCATTGTCTGTGAGGATGGGGAGGAGATTCTAGCTGATCATGTAATAGTTACCGTTTCACTGG GTTGCCTAAAAGCACAAGCATCCGACCTCTTCATCCCCAGTCTTCCAACTGAGAAAATTGAGGTCATCAATAAGCTGTGCTTTGGCAATATTGCCAAGATCTTTCTGGCGTATGAAGAGGCATTCTGGGAGAATGATGTTGGTTCTATCAGCTTCATTTATGAGGATGACACTCCTGCCTCCATTTCCACCAACAAAATGCAGTGGCTCAAAAGCATGCAGAGCTTTTCTGTCCTGAGGCCCAAAGAAAG GTTTGGAAATGTATTAAttggctggtgtcctggagaaaTAGCAGACCTGGTTGAAACCATGACAGATAATGAACTCTCAGCTGCTGTCACTGACCACCTCAAAATGTTCTTTG GACCCAGTGCAAATATTCCACAGCCCAAATCTATACTGTGCACTAAGTGGCGCAGCAACAAATTTATAAAGGGAAGTTACACTTTTCTTCCTGTTGGTGTTGATGGGCAAGTTATGGACACACTAGCACAACCACTAGAGGGCAGCCAGTTTCCTGATGCA CATCTGCAGGTCATGTTTGCAGGTGAGGCCACGATGAAGACTCTTTATGGCACAGTGCAAGGAGCTCTACTTTCAGGACACAGGGAGGCAGACAGACTGGCAGCACATTATAAGGATGCAGTGGCTTCCACTTCAGCTTCAATGGACAAACACGTTTAA
- the zgc:171480 gene encoding large ribosomal subunit protein mL55, whose amino-acid sequence MTMALNTVGHPCKGLFRCLQAVFTHRCLQATSSFHSTVIQSDSNRTSVVRLGRQKYERMYPVLLVRPDGSTINIRYQEPRKLMKMPVDLTTLSEMERKIRMRKREPKKAVKKELEDFDDDFKADDYSKFWKKK is encoded by the exons ATGACAATGGCTTTAAATACAGTTGGTCATCCCTGCAAGGGCTTATTTAG GTGTCTTCAGGCAGTTTTCACCCACAGATGTTTGCAAGCCACATCCTCATTTCACAGCACAGTCATTCAGTCAGATTCCAACAGAACCAGCGTGGTCCGGCTTGGCAGGCAGAAATATGAGAGAATGTATCCAGTTCTGCTGGTCAGACCTGACGGGTCCACCATCAACATCAGATATCAGGAGCCCAGAAAGTTAATGAAG aTGCCTGTGGACCTCACCACACTCTCTGAAATGGAGAGGAAAATCAGGATGCGGAAAAGAGAACCGAAGAAGGCAGTGAAGAAAGAATTGGAAGATTTTGATGATGATTTCAAAGCTGACGATTACAGCAAATTCTGGAAGAAGAAATGA
- the slc5a9 gene encoding sodium/glucose cotransporter 4 isoform X1 gives MPASPEPVTATPEPEEVPAKFTLEAADIAVVVVYFVFVLAVGIWSSIRANRGTVGGYFLAGRSMTWWPIGASLMSSNVGSGLFIGLAGTGAAGGLAVGGFEWNAAWVLIALGWIFVPVYISAGVVTMPEYLRKRFGGQRIRIYMSVLSLILYILTKISTDIFSGALFIQVSLGWDLYLSTVILLAVTALYTIAGGLTAVIYTDALQTVIMVIGAFVLMFIAFDKVGWYEGLLVQYEKAAPALTVPNTTCHLPRSDAFHIFRDPVTGDIPWPGLIFGLTVLATWVWCTDQVIVQRSLSAKNLSHAKAGSVLGGYLKVFPMFFVVMPGMISRALYPDEVACVDPDECQKICGAKVGCSNIAYPKLVVELMPVGMRGLMIAVMMAALMSSLTSIFNSSSTLFTMDIWQRIRPRASEKELMVVGRVFILLLVALSIVWIPVIQTANSGQLFDYIQAITSFLSPPITTVFIMAIFWGRVNEQGAFWGLMVGLVVGMVRMIMEFVYGTPSCGETDLRPSLLKDVHYLYFALILLALTVLIITAVSLCTAPIPEKHSLPQFSDWILNQSFVSKDFQSGLACSFDLVDKTQ, from the exons ATGCCAGCTTCACCTGAGCCTGTGACGGCCACTCCAGAGCCCGAGGAGGTGCCAGCCAAGTTTACTTTGGAGGCTGCTGATATCGCAGTGGTTGTGGTTTACTTTGTGTTTGTATTGGCAGTTGGAATATGG TCTTCCATCAGAGCCAACCGTGGAACAGTGGGTGGATATTTCTTGGCAGGACGATCCATGACCTGGTGGCCA ATTGGAGCCTCTCTGATGTCCAGTAACGTCGGCAGTGGCTTGTTCATCGGATTAGCTGGGACAGGAGCCGCTGGGGGACTCGCCGTCGGGGGATTTGAGTGGAAT GCAGCGTGGGTCCTCATCGCCCTGGGCTGGATTTTTGTGCCCGTATATATTTCTGCTGGAGTGGTCACCATGCCGGAGTATCTGAGGAAGAGGTTTGGGGGTCAGCGAATCCGGATCTACATGAGTGTGCTGTCTCTCATCCTCTACATTTTAACCAAGATATCA ACAGACATTTTTTCAGGGGCTTTATTCATTCAGGTGTCACTGGGGTGGGATCTTTATCTCTCCACTGTTATTCTGCTGGCCGTCACTGCACTCTATACTATAGCTG GTGGACTGACAGCAGTGATCTACACTGACGCCTTGCAGACCGTCATCATGGTAATAGGAGCATTTGTCCTCATGTTCATAG CATTTGACAAGGTTGGATGGTACGAGGGTTTGCTGGTTCAGTATGAGAAAGCTGCACCTGCTCTCACAGTTCCCAACACCACTTGTCATCTTCCTCGCTCTGATGCCTTTCATATCTTCAGAGACCCAGTGACGGGAGATATTCCCTGGCCCGGCCTGATCTTCGGCCTTACCGTTCTGGCCACATGGGTCTGGTGCACAGACCAG GTGATAGTGCAAAGGTCTCTGTCGGCAAAAAACCTGTCTCATGCCAAAGCTGGTTCAGTGCTCGGTGGCTACCTCAAGGTCTTCCCTATGTTCTTCGTAGTCATGCCAGGAATGATCAGCAGAGCTCTCTATCCTG ATGAAGTAGCATGTGTTGATCCCGATGAGTGTCAGAAGATCTGTGGGGCCAAGGTCGGCTGCTCGAACATTGCCTACCCAAAATTAGTGGTGGAGCTCATGCCAGTGG GTATGAGAGGGCTGATGATCGCTGTAATGATGGCAGCACTCATGTCCTCTCTCACCTCTATATTCAACAGCAGCAGCACCTTATTCACTATGGACATCTGGCAGCGGATCCGGCCCCGGGCCTCTGAGAAAGAGCTCATGGTAGTGGGCAG agtgtttattttattgctaGTGGCCTTGAGCATTGTGTGGATTCCAGTCATTCAAACGGCTAATAGTGGACAGCTGTTTGACTACATTCAGGCTATAACTAGCTTCCTGTCACCTCCCATCACCACAGTGTTCATTATGGCCATATTTTGGGGGAGAGTAAATGAACAG GGAGCTTTTTGGGGTCTGATGGTGGGACTAGTGGTGGGCATGGTGAGGATGATAATGGAATTTGTCTATGGCACACCATCATGTGGAGAGACAGACCTGCGTCCCAGCCTGCTGAAGGATGTGCACTACCTGTATTTTGCGCTTATTCTGCTCGCCCTGACAGTTCTGATCATCACAGCCGTCAGCCTCTGCACTGCACCTATTCCAGAAAAACAC tctcttccacAATTCAGTGACTGGATTCTTAACCAGAGCTTTGTTTCCAaggattttcaatcaggtttag